In the Flavisolibacter tropicus genome, one interval contains:
- a CDS encoding lactonase family protein — protein MTKHLIATGYVLASLASQAQAQSTLLIGTYTSGRSYGIYQYDFNSGSGEAVLRDSVKSSNPSYLAVAPNERYVYAVNEDGNDKGGGKVSAYSYNKSTKKLSLINQLPSMGDHPCYIAVDKKNNWVFVGNYSTGNLAVMPIAPDGGVGNPSTNMQHQGHGANKERQASPHVHATVLSPDNKYLFVPDLGIDQVVEYTFNHKAGTLSPKKQHVKVADGSGPRHLEFHPSGNWAYLVQELSGTVTVFSYDKGTMKEQQVISLLPADFKGAATSADIHVSPNGKFLYASNRNPTNTIAIFSINQKDGKLTLVGEQSTMGKAPRNFNFDPTGKLLLVANQDTNNVVIFSINPETGLLTDTGKRIEVPNPVCIKWIDGK, from the coding sequence ATGACTAAGCATTTGATTGCTACAGGCTATGTGCTGGCAAGTCTAGCCAGTCAGGCACAGGCGCAGAGTACTCTTTTAATTGGTACCTATACAAGTGGAAGGAGCTATGGGATCTATCAATATGACTTTAATAGCGGCTCAGGAGAGGCCGTTTTAAGAGATTCAGTTAAATCATCTAACCCTTCTTACCTGGCTGTAGCTCCCAATGAACGCTATGTTTATGCTGTAAATGAAGATGGAAATGACAAAGGTGGTGGCAAGGTGAGTGCTTATTCCTATAACAAATCCACCAAGAAGCTATCCCTAATTAACCAGTTACCTTCAATGGGTGACCATCCCTGTTATATAGCGGTTGATAAAAAGAATAACTGGGTTTTTGTAGGTAATTATAGTACGGGCAACCTAGCTGTAATGCCAATTGCTCCAGACGGCGGAGTAGGAAACCCTTCAACCAATATGCAACACCAGGGCCACGGCGCCAATAAAGAGCGCCAGGCTAGTCCGCACGTACACGCTACTGTTCTTTCACCTGACAACAAGTATCTTTTTGTTCCAGACCTTGGAATCGATCAAGTGGTGGAATATACATTTAACCATAAGGCCGGCACTCTTTCTCCCAAGAAGCAACATGTAAAGGTTGCAGATGGATCAGGGCCACGCCATTTGGAATTTCATCCATCAGGTAATTGGGCCTATTTGGTACAAGAGCTTTCTGGTACGGTAACAGTTTTTTCTTATGATAAAGGAACAATGAAAGAGCAACAGGTTATTTCGCTCTTACCAGCCGATTTTAAGGGTGCCGCTACCAGTGCTGATATTCATGTTTCTCCCAACGGAAAATTCCTGTATGCGTCTAACAGAAACCCAACAAATACCATTGCTATCTTCAGCATTAACCAAAAAGATGGTAAGTTGACATTAGTTGGGGAACAATCTACTATGGGTAAAGCGCCACGTAACTTCAACTTTGACCCTACAGGTAAGTTGTTGCTGGTAGCTAACCAGGATACAAACAACGTTGTGATCTTTAGCATCAACCCCGAAACTGGGCTATTGACCGATACAGGTAAACGTATTGAAGTGCCAAATCCTGTTTGTATAAAATGGATTGATGGCAAGTAA
- a CDS encoding adenylate/guanylate cyclase domain-containing protein: MISPKTKRNIYRIIPFGLMWLIFSIVYTLLERGILGHSNHYPSTGNPYNFRSAIYLTPISATLTGLFLGTLEVLYIHKWFRRLSFGKKIFFKSTIYLIIISLFLILVTAFSNYLARGTSLFSKQIWDAVWVFSLSIPFLSILVYIGAIIIVTQFYAEVSENVGLGVLRNFFTGKYLQPVEEERIFMFLDMKSSTTIAESMGHVRYFEMLKTYYADLSEPIIEYLGEVYQYVGDEIVVSWRLKNGLQNNNCIHCFLAMKAALHLQTDKYLKQYGLLPTFKAGFHMGKVTTGEIGVIKKDIIFTGDVLNTTARIQDLCNQYGVDNLVSNELIKQLQRPFPFQIKDLGETTLRGRGEKITLFSILSV, from the coding sequence ATGATATCACCAAAAACCAAGAGGAATATTTATCGAATCATTCCCTTTGGTTTGATGTGGTTAATCTTTAGTATTGTCTATACCCTTCTTGAAAGAGGTATTCTTGGTCATTCTAACCATTACCCATCCACTGGCAATCCCTATAATTTTAGAAGTGCCATATACCTTACGCCTATCTCAGCTACGTTAACAGGATTATTTCTGGGAACACTGGAAGTATTGTATATCCATAAATGGTTCAGGAGATTAAGCTTTGGTAAAAAGATCTTTTTCAAATCCACAATCTACCTCATCATTATATCATTGTTTCTAATTCTGGTTACTGCTTTTTCTAATTATCTGGCAAGAGGTACCAGTCTATTTAGTAAACAAATATGGGATGCAGTATGGGTATTTTCGCTTTCAATTCCATTTTTAAGTATACTGGTTTATATAGGCGCCATCATTATTGTAACGCAGTTTTATGCAGAAGTAAGTGAGAATGTAGGTTTAGGCGTTCTACGAAATTTCTTTACCGGTAAGTACCTCCAACCGGTAGAAGAGGAGCGCATATTCATGTTTTTAGACATGAAGTCTTCCACCACCATTGCAGAAAGTATGGGACATGTGAGGTATTTTGAAATGCTGAAAACTTATTATGCCGATTTGTCGGAGCCGATTATTGAATATTTAGGTGAAGTATATCAATATGTAGGTGATGAAATAGTAGTATCGTGGAGATTAAAAAACGGTCTTCAAAACAACAATTGTATCCATTGCTTTTTGGCAATGAAAGCAGCCTTGCATCTACAAACTGATAAGTACTTGAAGCAATATGGCTTACTGCCAACCTTTAAAGCCGGCTTTCATATGGGCAAGGTAACTACAGGTGAAATAGGAGTGATCAAGAAAGATATCATTTTTACTGGAGATGTATTGAATACAACCGCAAGGATACAAGACTTATGCAATCAGTATGGTGTTGACAACCTGGTATCAAATGAATTAATTAAGCAGCTCCAGCGTCCTTTTCCCTTTCAAATCAAAGACTTAGGAGAAACTACATTAAGGGGTAGAGGTGAAAAAATAACCTTGTTCTCCATTCTGTCCGTTTAA
- the hemN gene encoding oxygen-independent coproporphyrinogen III oxidase has product MKLETISSLLIRKYDQPVPRYTSYPTVPYWNEEIDKSLWLKAFDEQFHKENPQKGISLYIHLPFCESLCTYCGCNKKITTNHSVEEEYLNSIEKEWKLYRKMMRQTPVIRELHLGGGTPTFFSPKNLERLLKFILKNSIVHPQHSFSIEGHPNNTTAGHLKVLYQLGFRRISYGVQDMDPEVQRIINRIQPFENVKRATEEARQIGYTSVNFDLIYGLPLQTLKSIENTINEVLSLRPDRIAFYSYAHVPWTSKAQRLFNESHLPSAEEKIQLYIKGKELLMEAGYVDIGMDHFALPQDELYQASMEGRLHRNFMGYTTQNTGFLLGLGVSSISDIGIAYGQNHKTLHDYYASIEANELAIKKGYFLTHEDLIFKKYILSAACKGHVQFHSDHLLLLKQYSFQQFELLEKDGLILYDEKELTITNKGHFFIRNICSAFDLYLQRSTNESSSKPIFSKAI; this is encoded by the coding sequence ATGAAACTAGAAACCATTAGCTCTTTATTAATTCGCAAATACGATCAGCCTGTTCCTCGATATACAAGCTATCCTACAGTTCCTTACTGGAATGAAGAAATTGATAAATCGCTTTGGTTAAAAGCATTTGATGAGCAATTTCACAAGGAAAACCCCCAAAAGGGCATCTCATTATATATTCACCTACCTTTTTGTGAGTCTTTATGTACTTACTGCGGCTGTAATAAAAAGATTACCACCAACCATAGTGTTGAAGAAGAATACTTGAATTCAATTGAAAAGGAGTGGAAGCTTTATCGCAAAATGATGCGGCAAACACCTGTAATCAGGGAGCTGCATTTAGGGGGTGGTACGCCTACATTTTTCTCGCCTAAGAATCTTGAACGGCTACTTAAATTCATTTTAAAAAACAGTATCGTACATCCTCAACATAGTTTTAGTATAGAAGGTCACCCGAATAATACGACTGCCGGCCACCTGAAAGTGTTATACCAATTAGGTTTCCGACGAATCAGTTATGGCGTACAGGACATGGATCCGGAGGTGCAACGAATTATTAATCGTATTCAGCCATTTGAAAATGTAAAAAGGGCCACTGAAGAAGCCAGACAGATTGGATATACTTCAGTAAACTTCGATCTAATCTATGGCTTACCCCTACAAACTCTAAAAAGTATAGAAAACACAATTAATGAAGTGTTGTCACTGCGCCCGGACCGTATAGCCTTTTATAGTTATGCGCATGTACCCTGGACCAGTAAAGCACAACGTTTATTCAATGAATCACATCTGCCATCTGCAGAAGAAAAGATTCAGCTTTACATAAAAGGAAAGGAGTTGTTGATGGAAGCGGGTTATGTAGATATTGGAATGGACCATTTTGCCTTGCCGCAAGATGAATTATACCAAGCCAGTATGGAGGGTAGATTGCATCGCAACTTTATGGGGTATACCACGCAAAACACAGGCTTTTTATTGGGGCTAGGTGTATCCAGTATTAGTGATATTGGTATTGCCTATGGACAAAATCATAAAACATTGCATGATTACTATGCTTCCATTGAAGCAAATGAATTAGCTATTAAGAAAGGGTATTTCCTAACGCATGAAGATTTGATTTTTAAAAAGTATATCCTTAGTGCAGCCTGCAAAGGTCACGTACAATTCCATTCCGATCATTTATTACTTTTAAAACAATATAGTTTTCAGCAATTTGAACTACTGGAAAAAGACGGGTTGATACTTTATGATGAGAAGGAGCTAACCATTACCAACAAAGGGCATTTCTTTATTCGTAATATATGTAGTGCATTTGATTTGTACCTGCAAAGAAGCACTAACGAATCATCATCCAAGCCGATTTTTAGTAAAGCTATTTAA
- a CDS encoding response regulator, producing MKTILVIDDNNDLRENTAEILDLAGYKTLTAENGKRGVDLAIKEKPALIVCDIMMPELDGYGVLHLLRKHPDTQQIPFIFLTAKTERSDFRKGMEMGADDYVTKPFEDIELLNAIEVRLKKTEVLQQNYSPSPQGLSQFVKDVKDAGLLKQLSEQYDVEHFSKKQTVYAEGKRPRFLYYLVSGKVKAFKIHEDGKEYITDLYSAGDFMGYTALFEDKVYEESTTVLEDAEVMQIPKDEFLQMIYSDINIASKFIKIVTQNVKEKEERLLNLAYSSLRKRVAKALVNIHEKFYKERTGSIIEFSRDDIAQYIGTATESLIRTLSDFKSEKLIDIKSGKISIVDLDKLKNLLY from the coding sequence ATGAAGACGATCTTAGTAATTGATGATAATAATGATTTAAGAGAAAATACAGCTGAGATTTTAGATCTGGCTGGGTATAAAACGCTTACTGCTGAGAATGGTAAAAGAGGCGTTGATCTAGCCATTAAAGAAAAGCCAGCATTGATCGTTTGCGATATTATGATGCCTGAGCTTGATGGTTATGGTGTATTGCACTTATTACGAAAGCATCCAGATACCCAGCAGATTCCTTTTATCTTTTTAACTGCTAAAACTGAACGTAGCGATTTTAGAAAGGGAATGGAAATGGGGGCAGATGATTATGTGACCAAGCCATTTGAAGATATTGAACTGCTAAATGCTATTGAAGTTCGTTTAAAAAAGACGGAGGTTTTGCAGCAGAACTATAGCCCTTCTCCTCAGGGACTTTCACAGTTTGTAAAAGATGTAAAAGACGCTGGCCTTCTTAAGCAATTGTCTGAACAATACGATGTAGAGCATTTTTCCAAAAAACAAACCGTTTATGCGGAAGGCAAACGCCCTCGCTTTTTATACTATCTGGTAAGCGGAAAAGTCAAGGCTTTTAAAATCCATGAGGACGGTAAAGAGTATATTACTGATTTATACAGCGCAGGCGATTTTATGGGGTATACTGCCTTATTTGAGGATAAAGTATATGAAGAAAGTACTACTGTTTTAGAAGACGCTGAAGTAATGCAGATTCCCAAGGATGAGTTTTTGCAAATGATCTATAGCGATATCAATATAGCTTCGAAATTTATTAAGATCGTTACCCAGAATGTAAAGGAGAAGGAAGAACGATTATTAAACCTTGCCTACAGTTCCTTACGAAAAAGAGTAGCAAAAGCACTGGTGAATATTCATGAAAAGTTTTATAAAGAGCGTACCGGTAGCATTATTGAATTTTCAAGAGATGATATTGCTCAATATATAGGTACTGCTACAGAGTCGTTGATTCGTACATTAAGTGATTTTAAAAGTGAAAAGCTGATCGATATCAAAAGCGGCAAGATCTCTATTGTTGACTTAGATAAACTAAAAAACCTCCTATATTAA
- a CDS encoding PAS domain-containing sensor histidine kinase has protein sequence MPQLSSRQASIYAAIVFITTIMLSYFMQGETITLSGLLIVIFLSVFVETRSSTVIAGIVSSLVVIGFLAWHSWSSNKSDNIWTPSLFILTLVIFSTLIVLYIKSLIRKMQFDKSHMTSLFENATEGIIVANNKAEIILVNPAACRMFHYNPEELLGKKVEVLLPRKHRAAHVKLREEFYGDPHDRVMGSGRDLFGERKGGDNFPVEVSLSSYKQNNNQYVIAFIIDITHRKEIERSFLQQQQQLERVSGDIRKLNTELEGKVEERTLILKEALQRLEQSQQELSEALDKERQLNEIKSRFVSMASHEFRTPLSAVLSSASLISKYTTTEQQENRNKHINRIKDSVKHLNDLLEDFLSLGKLDEGKVGASFSSFDLPETILDTIEDMRGLVKEGQQIQYNHEGEQEVFSDKRLLKNILINLISNAVKFSEINGCITVKSRYNNGKAIVSVSDKGIGISDEDQHHLFSSFFRGHNVTNIQGTGLGLHIVKRYLDLIGGNITVKSKLEEGTTFTIEFPVQNKNYHEDDLSN, from the coding sequence ATGCCCCAACTTTCAAGCCGGCAAGCTAGTATCTATGCGGCTATCGTTTTTATTACAACGATTATGCTTTCTTACTTCATGCAAGGTGAAACCATCACCTTGAGTGGATTGCTGATCGTTATTTTTCTGTCTGTATTTGTTGAAACACGTAGCTCTACAGTCATTGCTGGCATAGTAAGTAGCCTGGTAGTTATTGGTTTTTTGGCTTGGCATTCCTGGAGTTCAAATAAATCAGACAATATCTGGACCCCATCTTTATTTATCCTAACCCTTGTTATATTCTCTACGCTGATCGTACTGTATATCAAATCCCTGATTCGGAAAATGCAGTTTGATAAGTCACACATGACGTCTTTATTTGAAAATGCCACAGAGGGAATTATTGTTGCCAATAATAAAGCTGAGATAATTCTTGTGAATCCAGCTGCTTGCCGGATGTTTCATTATAATCCAGAAGAGTTGTTGGGTAAAAAGGTGGAAGTTCTTCTACCTCGAAAACATAGAGCAGCACACGTAAAACTGCGGGAAGAATTTTATGGCGATCCTCATGACAGGGTTATGGGGTCGGGGAGGGATCTTTTTGGTGAGCGCAAAGGAGGTGATAACTTTCCTGTAGAAGTAAGCTTGAGTTCTTATAAGCAAAACAACAACCAGTATGTAATTGCTTTTATTATTGATATCACCCACAGAAAGGAAATTGAAAGAAGTTTTCTTCAACAGCAGCAACAGCTGGAAAGGGTTTCAGGTGATATTAGAAAGCTAAATACAGAACTGGAAGGGAAGGTGGAAGAACGTACGCTTATTTTAAAGGAAGCATTGCAGCGCCTGGAACAATCACAACAGGAGCTAAGTGAAGCGTTGGATAAAGAGCGTCAATTAAATGAAATCAAAAGCCGCTTTGTTTCTATGGCATCCCATGAGTTTCGTACACCTTTAAGTGCTGTACTGTCTTCGGCTTCTTTGATATCAAAATATACAACCACTGAACAACAGGAAAACAGAAATAAGCACATTAATCGGATAAAGGATTCAGTTAAACACCTTAATGACCTGTTGGAAGACTTTTTATCTTTAGGCAAACTAGATGAAGGAAAAGTGGGTGCTAGTTTTTCAAGTTTTGATCTACCCGAAACAATACTGGATACTATAGAAGATATGCGTGGGTTAGTAAAGGAGGGGCAACAAATTCAGTATAACCATGAGGGTGAGCAAGAAGTGTTTAGTGATAAAAGATTATTGAAAAATATCCTTATCAATTTAATTAGTAATGCTGTCAAGTTTTCTGAAATAAACGGCTGTATTACTGTAAAAAGCAGGTACAATAATGGCAAAGCCATTGTATCCGTATCTGATAAGGGTATTGGAATTTCAGATGAAGATCAACACCATCTTTTCAGTTCATTTTTCAGAGGACACAATGTGACAAATATTCAAGGAACAGGCTTGGGTTTGCATATTGTAAAACGTTATTTAGATTTAATTGGAGGAAATATAACTGTAAAAAGTAAGCTTGAGGAAGGCACCACATTTACCATAGAATTCCCAGTACAAAATAAAAACTACCATGAAGACGATCTTAGTAATTGA
- a CDS encoding DUF542 domain-containing protein, translating into MNTISEIVRNDYRTAEVFKKWGINFCCGGNLSLAETCFHKGLDQRLIEQDIQQVTREVRIPNSVNYNQWPIDFLIDYILNVHHSYLNEAIPQLQEALIAFVPGHKKKYPHMEIVQEAFEDLATVLQEHIKKEEQVVFPYLKQVSSTLKNKEVYGPLFVRLLKKSLNDITVTDHLRIEALLQQLRKETDSYQFAEEACTRHQVIYNQLKEFDNDLVQHMHLENNVLFPKGLQLEKELLEL; encoded by the coding sequence GTGAATACGATATCTGAGATCGTACGTAATGACTATAGAACGGCTGAAGTATTTAAAAAATGGGGTATAAACTTTTGTTGTGGCGGCAATTTGTCACTTGCAGAAACCTGCTTTCATAAAGGATTGGATCAACGCCTAATTGAACAGGATATACAGCAAGTAACACGTGAAGTACGGATTCCAAATTCTGTAAACTATAATCAGTGGCCTATTGACTTCCTTATCGATTATATCTTAAACGTCCATCACAGCTATTTAAATGAAGCAATTCCACAGTTACAAGAAGCGCTGATAGCCTTTGTTCCAGGACATAAAAAGAAATATCCTCATATGGAAATAGTGCAGGAGGCCTTTGAAGATTTGGCTACTGTATTACAAGAACACATAAAAAAAGAAGAGCAGGTGGTGTTTCCTTACCTGAAACAAGTAAGCAGTACCCTTAAAAACAAAGAAGTTTATGGCCCTCTCTTTGTTCGGCTCCTAAAGAAATCGTTGAATGATATTACTGTTACCGATCACCTTCGTATAGAAGCGCTATTGCAACAATTACGAAAGGAAACAGATTCTTATCAATTTGCGGAGGAAGCCTGCACCCGTCACCAAGTTATTTACAACCAGTTAAAAGAGTTTGATAATGATTTGGTGCAGCATATGCATTTAGAGAATAACGTTCTCTTTCCCAAAGGTTTACAATTAGAAAAAGAACTACTTGAATTATAA
- a CDS encoding cytochrome c oxidase subunit II, with protein MSVIDKSEKKVLMITGATLALFIFSILYARGKYNDAPECLPFDKTYETPKVNKLDDKTYQVYAVAQMWQFQPSQIYIPVGAEVDFFLTSKDVVHGFNIAEKNVNMMAVYGNINKTTVKFDKPGVYKITCHEYCGVGHQNMQAEVIVNDPAATK; from the coding sequence ATGTCAGTAATCGATAAATCAGAAAAAAAAGTATTGATGATAACAGGCGCCACCTTAGCCTTATTCATCTTTTCTATACTATACGCCAGAGGAAAGTATAATGATGCACCTGAGTGCTTGCCTTTTGATAAAACTTACGAAACGCCCAAGGTTAACAAACTAGACGATAAAACCTACCAAGTATATGCTGTTGCCCAAATGTGGCAGTTTCAACCTTCACAAATCTATATCCCAGTTGGTGCAGAAGTAGACTTTTTCCTGACATCAAAAGATGTGGTACATGGATTTAATATAGCCGAAAAGAATGTAAACATGATGGCTGTATATGGCAACATTAATAAAACAACTGTCAAGTTTGACAAGCCTGGAGTATATAAAATTACCTGCCACGAATATTGTGGTGTTGGACACCAAAACATGCAAGCCGAAGTTATTGTAAACGATCCGGCAGCCACCAAATAA
- a CDS encoding cbb3-type cytochrome c oxidase subunit I, whose translation MQISKSLKRLIYWELGIPVTLLSIGIYHGLMQTIYRSGVIHESNFAKLDYYQGLTLHGVINAVVLTTFFAVAFGHATMAFYTKKEPNKKAAWISFWLMTIGTVMAAWAMLAGKASVLYTFYPPLKGHPLFYLGAALLIVGSWIPLFDWARMYVQWKRENKETKTPLAVLGTLINFIIWFVCTLAVAYEVLVLLLPWALGWKPDVNVVLARTLFWFFGHALVYFWLLPAYIMFYTILPKLAGGKLFSDLAGRVALFLFLLFSVPVGVHHQFSDPSITKGIKAFQGFLTYGVAIPSFVTAFTIAATLEYAGRKRGAKGLLGFFGKLPYLDPNRYLFAYLISGLFLFIFGGLTGLVNASYQLNNVVHNTAWMPGHFHMTVAGPVFLAIIGMSIYLYSKTAGKRIFLPKVNVIIPYLWVIGILIFSFGLSWGGLLGEPRRTNLGLTYLNPKHELFTPEWVPTTMLALFGGIIMTVAAVLFFVVFFGTIFSKRKEEPVLELPVSEALHDEKRIPLLDTFKPWLVTMAVILVIAYTPALIDATTNPGKGAPRFLPESPTPVENAAPAAKVSTENKTITLADK comes from the coding sequence ATGCAAATCTCTAAATCATTAAAGCGACTTATCTACTGGGAACTAGGTATCCCCGTAACGCTTTTGTCTATAGGAATATATCATGGTTTAATGCAAACCATTTACCGGTCTGGTGTGATCCATGAATCCAATTTCGCCAAATTAGATTACTACCAGGGTCTAACATTACATGGTGTTATAAATGCAGTAGTACTAACTACCTTCTTTGCTGTTGCATTTGGACATGCTACCATGGCTTTTTATACAAAAAAAGAACCTAATAAGAAAGCTGCCTGGATCAGCTTCTGGTTAATGACTATTGGTACTGTAATGGCTGCCTGGGCTATGTTAGCAGGTAAAGCCTCTGTACTTTACACTTTCTATCCACCATTAAAGGGGCACCCTCTATTTTACTTAGGTGCAGCCTTATTGATTGTAGGTTCCTGGATACCTCTGTTTGACTGGGCACGCATGTATGTGCAATGGAAACGTGAGAATAAAGAAACGAAAACGCCATTAGCAGTTCTGGGAACACTAATAAACTTTATTATTTGGTTTGTATGTACACTGGCTGTGGCTTATGAAGTATTGGTTTTGTTACTACCATGGGCCTTAGGTTGGAAACCTGATGTGAATGTTGTTTTAGCGCGTACTTTATTCTGGTTCTTTGGACATGCACTGGTTTACTTCTGGCTGTTACCTGCCTATATAATGTTTTACACAATACTTCCTAAGTTGGCTGGAGGTAAATTGTTCTCAGATTTAGCTGGCCGCGTAGCCTTATTCCTGTTCTTGTTATTTTCTGTACCTGTAGGTGTACACCACCAGTTTTCAGATCCTTCTATAACTAAAGGCATCAAAGCATTTCAAGGATTTTTGACATATGGTGTAGCTATTCCAAGTTTTGTAACCGCATTTACGATAGCTGCTACTTTAGAATATGCAGGTCGTAAAAGAGGAGCAAAAGGATTGTTAGGTTTCTTTGGCAAACTTCCCTACCTGGATCCTAACCGATATCTCTTTGCCTATTTGATCTCTGGTTTATTCCTGTTCATTTTTGGAGGTTTAACGGGGCTTGTAAACGCTTCTTATCAATTAAACAATGTGGTTCACAATACAGCCTGGATGCCTGGTCACTTCCATATGACGGTTGCTGGTCCTGTATTCCTGGCAATAATTGGTATGAGTATTTATCTATACTCTAAAACAGCAGGAAAACGCATCTTTTTACCTAAGGTGAATGTGATCATACCTTATTTGTGGGTAATTGGAATCCTGATTTTTTCCTTTGGCCTGTCTTGGGGTGGTTTGCTTGGGGAACCAAGAAGAACTAACCTTGGCCTGACCTATTTAAACCCTAAGCACGAGTTATTTACTCCAGAATGGGTACCTACTACTATGCTGGCCTTGTTTGGTGGTATCATTATGACCGTTGCTGCAGTATTGTTCTTTGTTGTATTCTTTGGAACCATTTTCAGCAAGCGCAAAGAAGAACCTGTATTAGAGTTACCAGTAAGTGAAGCCTTACATGATGAAAAAAGAATTCCTTTATTAGACACCTTTAAACCTTGGTTGGTAACTATGGCGGTAATCTTGGTGATTGCTTATACACCAGCACTAATTGACGCTACTACAAACCCTGGTAAAGGAGCTCCACGCTTCCTACCAGAAAGCCCTACGCCAGTTGAAAATGCAGCACCGGCTGCCAAAGTAAGCACAGAAAATAAAACCATCACATTAGCTGATAAATAA
- a CDS encoding SCO family protein codes for MRSKYNMWVFVAVVLLVPFSVFGIVRWYENTYQQLPVLGPTGHVVSDFNLENQHGSNTTLDQWNGKIVVANYFFTHCPSICPKMIYNLKRVQAYADIKNLQINSLSVDPERDSVSQLKSYAAKFDIKGNWNLLTGNKKKLYALARKSFLVVATDGDGGPNDFIHSDKLVLIDTQKRIRGFYDGTDEASVNQLIKDIKRLAKERI; via the coding sequence ATGCGTAGTAAGTATAACATGTGGGTGTTTGTTGCTGTCGTGTTGCTGGTCCCTTTTAGCGTATTTGGAATTGTTAGGTGGTACGAGAATACCTATCAACAGCTACCGGTACTTGGACCCACAGGTCACGTGGTTTCTGATTTTAACCTTGAGAACCAACATGGCAGCAACACCACACTTGATCAATGGAATGGAAAGATAGTAGTGGCGAACTACTTCTTTACCCACTGCCCAAGTATTTGCCCTAAAATGATATATAATCTAAAGCGTGTTCAGGCTTATGCAGATATAAAAAATCTTCAGATCAATTCCTTATCAGTGGATCCTGAAAGAGACAGTGTTTCCCAATTAAAATCCTATGCAGCGAAGTTTGACATTAAAGGCAATTGGAACTTGCTCACAGGAAACAAAAAAAAGCTCTATGCTTTAGCTAGAAAAAGCTTTCTGGTTGTTGCTACAGATGGTGATGGCGGACCGAATGATTTTATTCACAGCGATAAGCTGGTTTTAATTGACACGCAAAAAAGGATACGCGGTTTTTATGATGGTACAGACGAAGCTTCTGTAAATCAACTGATCAAGGATATTAAAAGATTGGCCAAAGAGCGCATTTAA
- a CDS encoding c-type cytochrome, producing MKIKFIFFNLLLLVAFSAIAAPPVEEGKTIFSARCAACHNVNKILTGPALAGVNERHSIDWIISFVKSSQTMVKSGDKEAIALFEKFNKIQMPDHQDLTPDNIKNVVEYIKSEAKTGEEKAPFAKPSKLRPNYTPLSLTKDASLFIGYLGVVALLIMVLLFAVQLKQYERNS from the coding sequence ATGAAAATAAAATTTATCTTCTTCAACTTACTTTTATTGGTAGCTTTTTCTGCTATTGCCGCCCCTCCTGTTGAAGAAGGCAAAACCATATTCTCTGCCCGTTGTGCTGCTTGTCACAACGTAAACAAAATACTAACTGGACCAGCACTTGCTGGTGTAAATGAACGTCACTCTATTGATTGGATCATTTCCTTTGTAAAATCCTCTCAAACCATGGTAAAAAGTGGCGACAAAGAAGCCATAGCCTTATTTGAAAAGTTCAACAAGATCCAAATGCCGGATCATCAGGATCTGACACCTGATAATATTAAAAATGTAGTAGAGTACATTAAATCAGAGGCTAAAACTGGTGAGGAAAAGGCTCCCTTTGCTAAGCCTTCGAAGCTTCGTCCTAATTATACACCTCTGTCTTTAACAAAAGATGCCAGCCTCTTTATTGGGTACCTGGGTGTTGTAGCTTTATTAATCATGGTACTGCTCTTTGCTGTTCAATTGAAGCAATATGAGCGCAATTCTTGA